A segment of the Prochlorococcus marinus CUG1416 genome:
CGTACCAATAACCATTAATAAAATTGCTGCTTCAAGTGAGGGAGTAAGAAGACCAGCGCTTGTACCTAGACCAAGGAATATTAAACCAACCTCTCCTCTAGGCATCATCCCTAAACCTACAACTAGTCTATTGGTAGGTTTATCACTTGAAAATACCCATCCAGCTGCAATTTTTCCAATAATTGCAACAACCAACAAAAATCCTGCGACTACAAGAGCTGATCTACTTGTTGGATCAAGAGGATTGATAACTGATAAATCCATTCCAGCTCCAACTAATACGAAGAAAATGGTTGCAAATAATGATACTAAAGGTAAAACTGATTGTTGAATAGCATGATTATTTTTAGAACTACTAAGAATCAATCCAGCGGCAAAAGCACCTAAAGCCGCCTCTAACCCAATTGCTGTTGCCACGAAACAACACAATACAAGTATCACAAAAGACGCTACCACAACAGCACCAGGAGCCTTTAATCTATCTAATAGCCAATCAAAACCTGGTGCTGCTGTTCGACTTAATGCAATAGCCGCAATAACAAATACTACAGCTGCTGCTACTAATTTCACGATAGGAGCAATTTCTAAAGAACCTCCAGCAGCAAGAGCTACAACAACTGCGAGAATAACAATACCCAAAATATCGTCTAGAACTGCAGCACCAATAACAATCTGTCCTTCTCTAGTTTTCAAATATCCTAATTCACCGAAAACACTTGCAGTAATACCTATACTTGTAGCTGTCATAGATGCTCCAGCAAATACTGATGGAATTAGATCTACTTGGAAAATAAACATTAATCCAAGAGTTCCAAAAGCAAACGGTAAAATGACCCCAGCCATAGCAACAGTAAAAGCCTGTGCACCTACAGCCACCAATTCTTCTAACTCACTTTCTAAGCCTGTTAAAAATAAAAGTGCATATAAGCCAAGTGTTGCTACTGCTTGTAGGGATGGAAAACTTTCGAAATAAACATCAGGTACTGCCTCAGGGGGAATAGAAGCTAATGAACTAATAAAATTTACAAGCCCTTCATTTAGTTCAGTTCCAGCGGAGGGTGGAATCAACAGGTGGAATCCCGATGCTCCTATTACTACTCCTGCAAGAAGCTCACCTACAATCGTTGGTAAACTTAGTCTTACTAATACTTCTGCCAATGCTCTTGCAGCTAAAAATATCAATAGAAATCTTATAACTCCTATCAACGTTTCAGCAACTTCTAAATCATGTGCACTTAATTCAGCAAGTAAAGAATACATATGAAACTCGAGAAAAAAATAAACTACATAATTGGAAGATAGTTTATTGAGGGCCCACTTTAAGAACTATGTAAAAAAAAAGCAAAAATACTCAACAAGTGTGGATCTGAAGTTACAACAAAGAAATTTTCTAAAACATGGCTAATGTCTGATATATGGCTAATCAAATGAATCCCAACGAACCCTTCGATCTACGCTTGCCTACGCCAGGCTGCTACTTAGATCCTGAGAAAGCTGGCATGGATTCTGATGCTGTTTTTCAAGGAATGACAGCCCATCTTTTCTACACACTTGGAAAGTTAGCTACTTCTGCAAGTCCTCACGACCTGTATATGGCTTTAAGTTACGCAGTTAAAGATAGGCTGATGACAAGATATTTAGCCAGTCAAGAAGTTATAAGAAAAAAACCACAAAAAACAGTCGCTTACCTATCAGCAGAATTTTTAATAGGTCCTCAATTAAGTAATAACCTACTCAATCTTGGCATCACTCAAGAGGCAGAAGATGCTTTAAAGAGATTCGGGATTGAATCATTATCAACGATTCTTGAAGTAGAAGAAGAGCCTGGACTAGGTAATGGTGGACTTGGCAGACTTGCCGCATGTTATATGGAATCACTAGCATCTTTACAAGTTCCAGCAGTTGGTTATGGTATTCGCTACGAATTTGGCATATTCAATCAGTTAATCAGAGATGGTTGGCAAGTTGAAGTTACTGATAAATGGCTGAAGGGTGGGTGGCCATGGGAGCTACCGCAACCTGACGAATCATGTTTTGTGGGTTTTGGAGGTAGAACTGAAAGTTATAGAGATGATAAAGGAAACTATAGATCAAGATGGATACCTTCAGAACATGCTATCGGAGTTCCTCATGATGTTCCAGTGCTGGGATACAGAGTAAATACATGTGACAGATTAAGATTATGGAGAGCTGATGCAACAGAAAGTTTTGACTTTTATGCCTTCAATATTGGTGATTACTATGGAGCAGTGGAAGAAAAAGTTGCATCTGAAACTCTTTCAAAAGTTCTGTACCCAAACGATGGAACTGATGAAGGTAGAAGATTAAGACTAAAACAGCAACACTTTTTCGTAAGTTGTTCTCTTCAGGATATGTTAAGAAGCCTTGAAAAAAGATCAATACCAATAACAGAATTTCCCAGACATTGGACAGTCCAATTAAATGATACTCATCCTGCAATTGCTGTAGCAGAATTAATGCGACTTCTCATTGACCAATATCAAGTAGGTTGGGATAAAGCTTGGAACATAACAACCTCATCAGTTGCTTACACAAACCATACATTACTTCCAGAAGCTTTAGAAAAATGGGATTTAGGTTTATTTAATGATCTCCTTCCTAGACATCTAGAAATTATTTATGAAATTAATTGGCGATTTCTACAGCAATTAAGACTACGTTATCCTGGTGATGACAAAATCCTTCAAAAACTCTCAATAATTGATGAAGAAGGTTCCAAATCAGTAAGAATGGCTCATTTAGCTACGATTGGCGCACATCATATAAATGGGGTAGCAGCTCTTCACTCAGATCTAATTAAAAGGCAACTTCTTCCTGAATTTGCAAAATTATGGCCTGACAAATTTACTAACGTTACTAATGGCGTTACTCCAAGAAGATGGGTTGCTCTCTCAAATCCATCATTGTCTTCTCTTCTTGAAAAAGAAGTAGGTCCTGATTGGATAACCAATATGGAGCTTCTGAAAAAGTTAGAGGGAAAAAAAGATGACACCAATTTTTTAGAACAATTTGAAGAAACTAAACTAAATGGAAAGCGAAAATTAGCTAGCTTTATCCACTCAAAAACAGGTATACTCGTCGATCCCTCCAGTTTATTTGATGTTCAGGTAAAGAGAATTCATCAATATAAAAGGCAACATTTAAACGCCTTACAAATTATTGCTCAATATCTAAGAATCAAAAACGGTATAAACAAGTATGAAGTACCAAGAACAATAATCTTTGGAGGTAAAGCTGCGCCAGGTTACTTTATGGCAAAACTAATGATTCGATTCATTAATGGTATTGCTGATGTAGTGAATTCTGACCCAGATATGGATGGTCTATTAAGGGTTGTTTTTTTACCGGACTATAATGTAAAGCTTGGCGAAATAGTTTATCCCGCTACAGATCTTTCAGAACAAATTTCAACTGCCGGAAAAGAAGCATCTGGAACTGGAAATATGAAGTTTGCTATGAATGGAGCATTGACTATTGGAACCTTAGATGGAGCTAATGTGGAATTAAGAGACCTTGTAAAGAAAGAGAATTTCTTTCTTTTTGGAAAAACTGAAAGTGAAATTATGGATTTAAAAAATAATAATTACTCGCCCAAAACTTATATTGAAAAATGTCCCGAGCTGAAAGAATTAATACGTTTAATTGAAATTGGCCATTTTAGTAACGGTGATAAAGAACTATTTAAACCTTTATTAAATAGCTTGACTGGATATGACCCATTCTTTGTGATGGCTGACTTCGAAGACTACTTAAAAAAACAGGATGAAGTCAGTAAATGCTGGAATAATAAAAAATCTTGGAATAAAATGGCATTATTAAATACTGCAAGATCAGGTTATTTTTCATCAGATAGATCTATTAGAGAGTACTGCAAGTCAATTTGGAAAGTATCTCCAATGCCTGTAGAGATTACTTGCGATGTCGAAAAATTAACTAATTAATATTTTTCTTATCTGGGAAATCTGGAGTTTGATGAAATAATCTGTTTAAGATTAATCTATCCACATTTAATGGGTCTGGAGCTAATTCGTTTGCAATTTCTTGAAATTTAGATTCAATATTAGTTGAGATTTTTATATCAAAAATTCTTTCCATTAATGCTTCAATTGAATATAAATACGCATTAACACTTTCAAGTTCATCTAAAACTTCTGTAATTTCTATATCAGAAATGTGTTGTTCTTCTGGACTTTTATCCTCATTAGATTCTTTTTCAGATAATTGTCTCTGCAATTCATTAGTAACCTTACTACAAAGAGTTCTGAAAGATTGAATAGATGCCCAATTTAATTCTTGTTGCTGCTTAAAAGTAGGAAATTCTCTAATAAGACGATCATGCTCTTTATAAAATCTCTTACAATCAGAGCATTGACATGGTTCTTCAGCCAAAAGAAAATATAACTCTACTTATATCATCTCACTATTTGGGCATAATTGTAGGACCATCCAATAATTCGTCATTTTCATCAAGTGAATCTGGACTATCTGGCAAAGGTATCTCAATACTAGTAACCAAGTTGATGACATCTCTTAATCTCATAGAATCAGCAAACCATCCCATTGCTTGTTCGGCATCTCCTCTTTTTTCAGCATCATTTGCTTGATCTTCATGAGCTTCAGCCAATAAAGCAAGCCAGCATAAACATCTCGCTTGAACTATCGAAAGATCTAAATCATTAGGCTGGGATTTAGAAATACGTTCGTGCTCTTGTTGAATTAAGAGCTTTAAACGCATATCATGCAACTTAGGCATAAAATAGTTATTACTAACTATACGCTAGCTAGAGAGTGGCATGTTTGCACACATACTACATATAGTTTATTACTTTAACGGGACTGGCGGGAGTCGAACCCACGACCTACGGTTTAGGAAACCGTTGCTCTATCCTGCTGAGCTACAGCCCCAATAGATGCTTTTTGGAGTAATAAGTACTATGCTAAATGAAAGCAGGAGAGGCAATCGCAAAAAAGTTTTATTTTGTTTCCAAAATAAAACTTTTTTGAGGAAAGTCCGGGCTCCCACATGGTCAGGCTTGCTGGGTAACTCCCAGTACGGGAAACCGTGAGGATAGTGCCACAGAAACATACCGCCTAATACTTTTGTATGGCAAGGGTGCAAGGGTGCGGTAAGAGCGCACCAGCAACATTGAGAAGTGTTGGCTAGGTAAACCCCGGCTGGGAGCAAGGCTTAGTAGATTTATGACCATTACACAATCTACTTTTAAGTGCCGCTTGAGACTG
Coding sequences within it:
- a CDS encoding glycogen/starch/alpha-glucan phosphorylase — encoded protein: MANQMNPNEPFDLRLPTPGCYLDPEKAGMDSDAVFQGMTAHLFYTLGKLATSASPHDLYMALSYAVKDRLMTRYLASQEVIRKKPQKTVAYLSAEFLIGPQLSNNLLNLGITQEAEDALKRFGIESLSTILEVEEEPGLGNGGLGRLAACYMESLASLQVPAVGYGIRYEFGIFNQLIRDGWQVEVTDKWLKGGWPWELPQPDESCFVGFGGRTESYRDDKGNYRSRWIPSEHAIGVPHDVPVLGYRVNTCDRLRLWRADATESFDFYAFNIGDYYGAVEEKVASETLSKVLYPNDGTDEGRRLRLKQQHFFVSCSLQDMLRSLEKRSIPITEFPRHWTVQLNDTHPAIAVAELMRLLIDQYQVGWDKAWNITTSSVAYTNHTLLPEALEKWDLGLFNDLLPRHLEIIYEINWRFLQQLRLRYPGDDKILQKLSIIDEEGSKSVRMAHLATIGAHHINGVAALHSDLIKRQLLPEFAKLWPDKFTNVTNGVTPRRWVALSNPSLSSLLEKEVGPDWITNMELLKKLEGKKDDTNFLEQFEETKLNGKRKLASFIHSKTGILVDPSSLFDVQVKRIHQYKRQHLNALQIIAQYLRIKNGINKYEVPRTIIFGGKAAPGYFMAKLMIRFINGIADVVNSDPDMDGLLRVVFLPDYNVKLGEIVYPATDLSEQISTAGKEASGTGNMKFAMNGALTIGTLDGANVELRDLVKKENFFLFGKTESEIMDLKNNNYSPKTYIEKCPELKELIRLIEIGHFSNGDKELFKPLLNSLTGYDPFFVMADFEDYLKKQDEVSKCWNNKKSWNKMALLNTARSGYFSSDRSIREYCKSIWKVSPMPVEITCDVEKLTN
- a CDS encoding cation:proton antiporter, translating into MYSLLAELSAHDLEVAETLIGVIRFLLIFLAARALAEVLVRLSLPTIVGELLAGVVIGASGFHLLIPPSAGTELNEGLVNFISSLASIPPEAVPDVYFESFPSLQAVATLGLYALLFLTGLESELEELVAVGAQAFTVAMAGVILPFAFGTLGLMFIFQVDLIPSVFAGASMTATSIGITASVFGELGYLKTREGQIVIGAAVLDDILGIVILAVVVALAAGGSLEIAPIVKLVAAAVVFVIAAIALSRTAAPGFDWLLDRLKAPGAVVVASFVILVLCCFVATAIGLEAALGAFAAGLILSSSKNNHAIQQSVLPLVSLFATIFFVLVGAGMDLSVINPLDPTSRSALVVAGFLLVVAIIGKIAAGWVFSSDKPTNRLVVGLGMMPRGEVGLIFLGLGTSAGLLTPSLEAAILLMVIGTTFLAPVLLRIVLKDKTPGGGNKISDDVAADPVGLL